CTGGCAGTTGGAGCCGGAGTAGAGGGTCATTTCCCAGCCGGAAAGGGGATCCTCGTCGGTGCCCTGGATCTTGTCCTGATCGATGTCTTCGAACTTGAATGCGGTGATGGAACCAGGGACATAGCAATCGGGTCCGGTAATTAAATCAGTTGAAATCACTTCATCAGAGGTAGAAGCTTTTGCATAAACATAAAGTGAATTGCTTTTTACCGGATATAAGTTATCGAGTGTAAAACAAACAGTTCTTATTTCATTATCGTCATAACCTTCATCAAATTTAATGCCATTTTTAACATCCCATTCGGGTTTATCATCAGCTTGGAGAACATTCTTTTCACTAAAGCAATCTGGCAAAATCAAAACCCAATGGCTGAGCGATGGCTTTTCGCCGGATGTAACTTCATAACACCAAGTCGACGTTTTAGATTCATAGTTGTAAGTCACACCAATATACTTAAAAGTATGTGTGCTGGTCCCATTAGATCCCGTGGTGGATATTTCTATTTTATCGTGTGCGTTGGCGATAGAAAAAGAGAGACATACAATAAAAAACAGACCACAACCAAGAAAACGATTTTTCATTGCTTTTCTCCTTAAATGATAACAGATGTAAATTTAATGTCTGTTTTAGGGCCAACTGTGAAATGTCTCATCTAAAATTAAATCTCCAGTTGTAATCCTGGTCAGCGGATGGTGTTTGATGTCAAATTTTGAGAAATAGATGGTTTTCGCGAATTTTGTTCGATATTTCAAACGCTTATGTCATAAAAAATGACAGCCGGACTACCTGAAGGATTCAGGCAGTCCGGCTGTCATTTTCAGACCCGTGACTTTCCGCCCCCTCCTTACGAAGGGTTTGGCCTTTACTGAAATCCAGCGACTACGATTCTTGGACTAGCGATAGACCATCAAGCAAAGATCAAGCTTGATAACTGTTGAATATAAATTAAGGATATTAAAAATACAGGCTGACTTAGCCAACGAAAAAGCCGGATTGCCCCCTAGTAGGCAACCCGGCTGTCTTCGAGAGATCCGTGGCTTTCCGTCCCCATCTCGCGATGGGTTTGGCTTTTCTAGTGATGAGTATTGTACGCCGAACCTTTAAGTTAGAACTTTAGTATATTTATATGGAGCTGTTTCTAGGATGTCAAGTAATAAAATGCAGGAGTTTGAACGGGATGATTTAAGCCCTTATGGGAAGGGCAGGATCCATATGTCAATGTCCGTAAAATTTTGTGCATACATGACAGCAATCAATGATACGGTTGTAGAAATTATTTCTGATAGCTTTCTATTAAAAATAAAATTATGACATCATATTTTGCTTTATTTATAATTTGTTTTTAATGATATGATATTTGTACGATTTCATTTTATAGCAAAATGGATGCTATTTTTTTTATTGAATTAAATTATAGCAGTCATAGAATTTTGAAAATTAGCATTTATATGCAACATATCAGAAAAATTAAATTTTTTAATTGGATTGATATATGTTTTACTGCGTAAAATATTTGTTGAATATAAATAAATATCGCTTCCTTTTATGCAAAAATTCATTTTATTTTGTTGATATTTACAAGTTATAAATCAAAAAATAAGTCATTACTATACGAGTGAATTTTATAGTTTGATTCAAAATTGGACGCTAAATCACGGCATGGCTTTTTTCTTATTCTTTGAATAGAAGAAAATTATGCTAATGTGATAATTATGAAAAGCGAGGTTATATTGCCTCATTTTCATATATGAGGGATCATTCAATTACATGAAAGATATGTGGATTACAATAATGTCACTAAGGTGAAAATAGATGTGGATCATCACTTGCTGATCAACATCTGTGCATAAATGAAAAACTGCCGATTCGGAGTACGCTTGATTTTCCCACCAAGTTTTTGAACCGATAGGCAAACAACAACAGGGCTGGTTTATTTCATTTTCATGATTGCTTGCATGATATGGGATTAGCCGGTAAACGGATTTTTCAGAATGGCCAGGCACGCAAATTGCTCGCTTGCAAGGGTGATGAGTTGGAAGCGCGTTAAGTTTCATTCGCCCTGTTTCTGGCTCTTTAGGCCTGGTGAAAGGGCCGGGAGAAGAAAAGTCAACGGCTGGACAATAGCGGGCAAGGGATATGACAGAAAAATGCCGGATAAAGATCAGTTTGACCGATCTCGACCGCGAGCGGTTAAATCGGTGGTTGCAGTCGAGCAAGGCTTCGAAGCGGGTAGCGGCCCGGGCTCGCATCATACTGGATTTCGACCGGGGCAAACCGGCAGCTGAAGTGGCGGATTCACTCGGTGTAAGTGTCGCTCTGGTCTACCGTTGGGTGAGTCGGTACAGGGAAAAAGGCCTCGATGGTCTGCGGGATTTTCCCAGATCCGGGCGACCCTCCAAATTGAGTGAACAAGAAGTCGAAGGCTTGGTCCGCTCTGCGATGAAAAAATCACCCTCCCATAGAGGCCCGTGGAGCATCCGGTCGGTTGCGCGGGAGGCGGGAGTAAGCAAATGGCAGGTCGAAAAGATTTGGAAAAAAAGCTGGTCGCGCGCGCAGTCCACGAAATCAGTGGGGTCCGGCGCTTCCTGAAACCTCCCGAAATGTCTAGAATCGGCGCAGTTGGAATGCCAGGAGCTTCTTTGCGGCGAAAGAAGAGAGCCGCAAAGAATGGGGTGAAAGCTGTTTGAAATCGTCGGGAAGCCTCTGCAGGAGGATATCCTGCTGAAATGGTTGTTGGACATTGGAGGAGAGAATTTCCCAATGTTTGCCGCCTTCGCTCGGGGCGGACTGGATGAGCCATGAAAGGGCATGAACATTGGACCCCAGGCCGGATTCTGGGGGTATCCGGAGCATACTGGCAGGGCTGTGCGCTTCAGACTGCGGTCAAGCTGAAGGTGTTTTCGTGGCTGGAGGATGAAAGAGCCACCGCAGAAAGTTTGGCCGAACGTCACCGGGTAAACCACAGGGCGCTCACGTATCTCTTGAACGCGCTTGCCGCTATGGGACTGGTCGAGAAAGAGGGCGCGTCTTATCGTTGTACGGATGAGGCCCGGCGGTTCCTTGTCGAGGATTCGTACGAGTATATTGGACACATGGTCATGCACCATCACTTCCTGGTGGAGCCCTGGTCGAGGCTCGATGAGGCCGTCATGACCGGGCGGCCGACCCGGCGGCAGGGCTTGAGGGAAGGGCTCGAGCGCGAGAGCTTCCTCATGGGGATGTTCAACCTCGCGATGGGGATTGCTCCTGATCTGGTCAAGAGGATCGATTTGATGGGGCGCTCCCGGCTGATCGATATCGGCGGGGGGCCCGGGACCTATGCCATTCATTTCTGCCTTCACGATCCGAATCTGCGCGCCGTTGTCTTCGACCTGCCCGACACCCGCCCCTTTGCCGAGCGAACCATCGCCCGGTTCGGGGTTCAGGATCGGGTTCATTTCGCCGCAGGGGATTATCACAGCGATCCGATCCCCGGTTCCTGCGATGCGGCCTGGCTTTCTCACATCCTGCACGCGGAGGGGCCGGAGGGTGCGGCCAGGATCGTGGCCAAGGCCGTAAAGGCCCTGGAGCCGGGAGGGCTTCTTTTTATCCACGAGTTCATCATGGACGACAGCTTCGACGGACCGCTTTTCCCCGCCCTCTTCGCCCTGAATATGCTCGTCAACACCAGCGAGGGGCGGTCCTACGCCCAAACGGAGATTCGGGGCATCATGGCCGATGCGGGCCTTGGAAACATCGAACGGCTCGATTTCAAGGGACCGAACGAATCCGGAATCATGCGTGGAGAGCGGCGCTGATAGGGTGGTTTCCTCTATTTTTATCAACGGGTTATCTGTACGATTTTATCTGCACCCGGTCCTGGCCGGCCCGCCTTCCGCATGCGGCCTCTCCCCACTTTTCCTGCGGTCATTGAGCGCTGCTCGCAGATCGTTCCAGATCCGAGGAAATAGGCCCCAGGATTTTAAGATGAGGCGGAGACAGCCCATTGAGAAGCATTTTACAGGCTGCATTGCATTCGACCCTATCTATGGGATTACGGGTTAATTTTTAAAATATATCAATAAAACGCGATATTTACCGCGTTGTTTTTTCCTTGACAGATAGCCACTTTGTAGCTAGATTGCAGTCATGTAGCCCATAGGCCTCTCCGCCGGATCTCATTGAGCGGCATATGGTAACGCGCAGCGGTTGTTTACCTGTAACAGACTTTTGTCGTCCATGCATGCTGCGACGTTTCGGCAAAGAGGCCGGTCGAGGTTCCGGTACTTTGGAGAATCTGAAACCGGGTGACATTTCGCGCTACAATCTTCTAGACAAGCAGGTTGTTGGGTGTCTCTGAGGGAAGGGTTCGTCCTGTGAGATAAGAACCGGGAGTCCTGAAAGCCTCTTGCAACAGTCATTCGCATCCTGATGCCGGTCAGTGATCCTTTACTCGAAGAAACTACACGATGCCTGACGAGAAAAAGTCTAAAAGTGAAACGGCTTCTGTCGATGACGCCATGGTCAGCGGAAAGGTTAAATTCGAGGTCTATGGTGAAGAGATGGTCGAGAAGTATGTCAAGCTGAGCGGAAACAGTGGCCGGGTTTATCTCCCCCCTGACTGGGTAGGCTGCAGGGTGAAGATTATCAGGATCGATTAGCTAGACGGACAAGCGTTTTTCAGAAGACAGGGCTGAAAGTGGTCGATAGATTGATCATCAGAAAAATTCGGGTTGAAGATGCGGAGGCCATTGGGCGGATCGACTCCGCGATCATCAAGAAGCCTTCACGAATCGATTTCGGCCATATCATCAAGGAGATGGTCCGGAAAGACGAGGACGTGAGCTGCGTCGCCGAAGTTGATGGGGATGTCGCAGGATACATGATCAGCTACATCATCTACAGCGGTTTCGGCCTCGAGAAGAGCGCCTGGATAGCCTCCTTGGGGGTGGATCCAAGATTTATGGGGCAGGGGATCGGAAAGGCCATGGCCGAGGAAATCCTGCGCATTTACCGTGAGAAAGGCATTCACCACATTTATACCGCTGTCCGCTGGGATTCAGTGGATCTTCTCTCTTTTTTCAAGACCCTCGGCTTTGACCGCAGCAGCTTCATCAACCTCCGCAAGGATCTGGAATCCTAGCTTTCTCCCGCCCGGAAAAGATTTCCCGGCAGAACCCGGTTTCCAATCCGGAAATGGAGGTTTTTCTTCACACCCTTCGGGTGCTCAGTCCCACCGCTTCGCGGCGGGTCCCGGTTTGGCCAATATCAAGAAAATCAAGCGCTTGCGTGGAGGCGATCTGCAGGTCGCCGCACAAGCAAACGTGCAGATCGACGCCGAGATTGGCCAAAAAGACCATTTCTGGATGGAAACCAGCTCTTTTCTATGCAGAACGTGTTTCCATCAGATGGTCCGGATCCCCCGGAACCTGATGGGGAAATCATCGTCTTTATGCTCCAAACGACACCCATTCGCTTTTCTGAAAGATGGTGGAACGACGGGCGCGGCTGTTTGCCGTCCGGAATGACGGTCGATTCGGAGCACATCGTCCGCTCATTTTCGAGTGCGCAGGGCTTGATGGATGTTATCGAAGGTGTCGATGAGTTCATCCAAGCCGTCGGCGGGGGTCTGGGGGTGGATGTTGCCTAGAATGCCGTACCCTTCGGCCTTCTCGTCAAGCTCTTCGCTGCTGAACTCCGAGATGAGAATGAGTGAGGTCATGGGCGACTGCATGACGATCTTGCACATCAGCTCCAGGGTAGGAATGCCCTCTTCGGTGCTGCCGGCCAAGGCCAGCGCAACCCCGCCTTTTTTCAGAAGCTGCAGACCTTCCTCCGCCCGGGGTTCCATCGAAACGTCGAAGCCCCGTTTTTCGAGGATGGATTTGAGCGTTTGGGTGATCTCCGCGTTTTTTTCGACAATAAGCACTTTCACCGATTGATGTTCTCCCATGGTAAGAACTCCTTTGAAAGGGGGTTGGATCTTTGCTGGATCGAACGATGCGGGCGATTCTACTCGCAGGAAACACTGCTGACAAGGCCCTTTGTCCTTCGAGAGTTTCCTGGAATGGGCGAACGAAGGATTTTAAGGCTTGACAAGTGTTGGGAGTGGGATATAAATAAGGTTCTTCAAGTGTCCGGGACGTAGCGCAGTCTGGAAGCGCACCTGAATGGGGTTCAGGGGGTCGGAGGTTCAAATCCTCTCGTCCCGACCAGTAAGATTGAAAGGCGGATGGTTCGGCTGCCGAGGCGGGGGTCCATCGGATCGGCAGGAGATTCAATCTGCATGATGCTTTTGAGCGGGTAGCCCTTCGCGGGGCGCCCGCTTTTTTTCGATGATGAGTCGAAGAGCAACCGGATCGGGATCTTTTCCTGCCCGTCGGATCTTTCCGGACGGGAAACGTTGTCTTGCCCGATGTGCTTCTCCGGGTGGGCGCGAATCCGTTTTCCCCAATCGCGGCGTCAAACTGCGCGCTTGTTTGGGTGGTGTACAAACGCACGCTTCCATGCAACCGTCCGATTTCTCTGGCTTTAGCTGAGCCGGAAGCCGCCGCGCAGCGGCGGGACGGAGCACCTGAAGGATGTGAAGAAAAAGCCTCATTTCATGGCGGGCATGAATTAAGGATTGACACTCCGGCCGGCAATGAGTAGAAAATGGGCATGAGGTGCCAAGAAGGCACCCTCCCCTGGAATTCAACCGATTGTTAGGATTAAAGAACGGCCACGAAGGCCTGGATCGCCAAGGGCGGTCCATGTGCGCTTCGTGGCTTTTTTTGTTTCGGCGCCTTTCGAGGGGTCGATGGTTCATACGAGGCATTGGTTTTACCCGATGAGCAATCCCGTGCATGGAACGGCTGAGGGTTGGGCCTCAGCGCGAATCCGGGTTCCAGGATTCATGAAGGAATCCGATGCGGTTCCCGGCTGGAAATGGACCACCCTTTTGGCAGCGGTATGCGCCTTTGTCTGGCTGGTTTTATCTGCAGGGCCTTGGGTCGGTGAAACCTACGGCGCGGAGCGGGTAGTCCGGCAGGATGCGGACGGCGATGGGCGGATCGACCGTGTTGCCCATCTGGATGCATCCGGCAACGTCGTCTTGCTTGAAGTGGACATCGACGGGGACGAATTCTTCGAAACCCGGCAAGTCTATGAAAAGAGCGTTTTGGTGCGTATCGAAAAAGACACGGACCGGAATGGGAAACCCGACGAGACCCACTTTTTCGAGAACGGGAAGCGGGTGCGCCAGGAAAAAACCGGTTCGAAGGGGCGGATAACGGACGTCGTTCTCTTCGACCAGGAGGAGAGGCCTTTGCGCTGGGAGCGCGATACGACCGGCGATGGGCGCATGGATACGATCTCTGAGTACCGGGAAGGCAAGATTCAGCGGATTACGCGGGATACGACCGGTGACGGCCGGGTGAACGTCTGGCAGGACTTTCAGAACGAACAGCCCAAAGAGCAGCGCACGGACCGTGACGGCGATGGCCGCCTGGATCAGGTGGTCACCTATGACAGACAGGGTCAGCCTGAAAAAAGCCTGCATGATTCGGACGGCGACGGGCGGATGGAAACCGTCCGGTTCTACCGCAAGGGCGAACTCGTCCGGCAGGAGGTGGATGCGGACGGCGTCCCTCCGCCTGAGCGGATCGTGGAATACAGCGGCGGTCAACCTGTGCTGGACAGGCAGGATACGAACGGGGACGGCCGCTACGATGCGGAGCTGAAATTCAAGGATGGGAAGCCCGCCTACCGCGAGGAGGATTCCGATCATGACGGGAAGATGGACCGGTTCACCGAATTCGACGCCGCCGGCCGGCCGCTGGTGGTGAGGGAAGAAGGCCGCACCACCCGTTTTCTCAAGGGCGAAATCCTCAGCGTCGAGGAGACCGGAAAGGGACGAACCATCCTCACGGAATACGAGGGCGGTCAACCTGTGCGTCAGACGGTCGACGAGGACGGGAACGGCCACCCCGAGCAGACGATCCACTTCGATCGGGAAGGCCGCATCGCCAGGGCCGAACGGGACACGAACCTGGACGGCCGGCCGGACACGTGGGAAAGGTATCAAGCGGGGGTTTTGATCCGAACGGAGCAGGACCGGAACCATGACGGAAAGATCGATGCAGAGACGGTGTATGTGAAGGGGAACCGGTCCCGGATTTCACTGGATACGGACCATGACGGACGCTTCGAAACCACGCAGCGGTTCGATCATGCTGAATGGTCCATGGTGACGGAGGTGGACCGGGACGGCGATGGTCAACCCGAAGAGCGCTACGCCTACTCGGAGGATGTCCTGCGGCTGAAGACGCTGTTCGAAAAGGGCGCCGACAGCCCGGTCTTCGAGGAGGCCTACGACGAGCAGGGGCGCGTGGTGTGGTCGCGAGAGGCCCTCTCGGGTGGCACGGGTGCAACGCTGACCTGGCGTTTCGATGAAGACGAAAAGGCCGTCGAGGCCGAGAAGGATTCGGATGGGGATGGCCGAACCGATGTCTGGTTCCATTACAGCCCGGAGGGGCGCATCGAACGGGTGGCCGAAGACAGGAACCGGGACGGGAAAGCGGACCTCTGGGAGGAGTACGATGCCTCCGAGGCGGTGGTTTCGCGCAGTGAAGATCTCGATTTCGACGGTGTCGCCGACATCGAGAAGACTTTCTAGGAGAAAGGCCCTTTTTGAAGGGCGAAGGGGGTTGAATGTTCGAGTTTCTTGCAAAGGGCGGTGTGCTCGTGACGCCCATCCTGTTTTGCTCCGTTTTGGCCTTGGCGATTTTTATCGAACGGGTCATTCGGTTCAGTGTCCTGCGCAAAAGGGGGCGCTTTGTCGCCGAGCGGGTGGCGACCCGGATCGAGGGTGGCGATCGGGAAGGGGCCCGGCAGGCAGCGAGTGAAAGCCGTTCGCCCATGGGGCGCATCCTCGCGCAGGGGCTGGATGTGGCCGATCAGGACCGGGAGACCTTCGAGACTGTTCTCGCCCATGCCACCGAAGAAGAGGTGCGCGATCTGTCGCGCTATCTGCAGGCGCTCGCGACCATCGCCAATATTGCGCCGCTCCTCGGGCTTCTCGGCACGGTCATCGGCATGATCAAGGCCTTCATGGTGATTCAGCAGATGGGGGGGAAGGTCAATGCCGCGGTCCTGGCCGGGGGGATCTGGGAGGCGATGCTGACCACGGCCCTCGGGTTGGCGGTGGCCCTGCCGGCCATGGTCGCCCACAGTTGGCTTCTCGTCCAGGTGGACCGGTACGAGGCGCGTCTCCAGACCGGGGTCGTCCGTTTCATCAAGAGCCTCGGACGCTTTCAGGAGAGCTGAGAAATGCTGGTGCATCGAAGAAAAAGGCCGCGCTACGGCATCCAGGCTCCGCTGACCTCCCTGATCGACATCGTCTTCCTGCTGCTGATCTATTTTCTCCTGACCACCAACTTCATGGTCGACGAGGGGATCGACGTCAAACTGCCCCAGGCGCAGGCCTCCCGTCCGCAGACCCGGACCGAGATCACGGTCTATGTGGATGCGGAGGGCCGTGCCTTCCTGGAAAACACCGAAATGAGCCTGGGCGAGCTCTTCAAGCGTCTTCAGGAGTTGATCGGGAACGCTCCGGACCAGATGGTTCTCATCAAGGCCGAGCGCAGCGTGGTGTTGAACAAGGCGGTCCAGGTCATGGACGTCGCGAAGGCCGCCGGCGCCGGGCGGCTTTGCCTCGCGACCGAGAAGGGCTTTTGAGGGGGTTTGGGTGGAAGCGGCAAGCGGCTCGGGAAAGAGATCCAACTGGCTGTTGCGCGGATTGATCGCGGTCTCGATTGCCGTCCACGCGGTCGTCTTTGTCCACGTCGCCGGGATATACGACGCGCGGGATCGTGACTACATCGAGCTCACGCTGCAAAACGAGGTCGAGCCTGCAACCAGGAGCATCCCGCGTCCTCCACAGAGAAACCGTCAGCCTCCGCAGACGGACGTCACGCAGCCCAGCCCTCTGAGACCGCAGCCCGTAAAACCCCCGCCGGCCCCACCTGTCCCGGAGTCGTTCAAAGCCCCGAATCCCTCGCTGGTCGAGCCCATCGCGGTGCCCGAACGTCCTGCGATGTCGAAGCCGGGTGCAGTTGCCTGGTCCGCGCCGAAGTCCGTTCCAGGAGGGGCGGCTGCCTATGGTTCGTCCGAGGACTATTTCGGGATGGTCCGGATGAAAATCGAAGGCAACAAGAAGTACCCGGTCGTTGCCAGGAAGCGACAGGTCGAAGGGCGGGTCAAGGTCCGGTTCGTCATCGAATCAGACGGAACCGTCAGCGACCTGGTCCTTTCCGAGGGTTCCCGCCATGCGATGCTGGACGAGGCCGCCCTCGAGGCGGTAAGGGCTTCTGCGCCTTTTCCGCCGCCTCCAAGGCGTCTGTTCAGCGGGCCGGTTTCGCTCGAAGTGAGCATCCTTTTCGAACTGATGTAAACCAGTTTGCCGTTCGGAAATGGTTTTTTAATGCCCGTCTCGACCTCAATGGACACGTTTGCCGGTGCGGCGACCTACCGGCCGCCTCATGATGATCGCTTGATGGCAGGGATATCGTCAAACAGGGACTTGGTCCGAAGGGGTGGGACTGAGCAGACGGAGCATCTCAAGAAACCGGGATCAGCCCAGAAGGGGCGGGGCGGATCACCCGCCCTTCGGAGGTGGCCCCGGCGGTTGCCCTCAGGCATCCGACCCATGGGCAGGGTGTACGTCCGGTGGACGCCTTCATGACCATCGCCGTGAGCCGCTGGGATGGGCATTTTGGTGGCGACGGGATCGACGGGACGATAGGCGCCGCCGGGCGTACATCGTTTATTTGGCGCAGGCGCCGGCCACGAACAGCCCAAGCCAGTTCTCGTCCATGGCTTTGACGTCTTCCAGGAGAGAGCCCAGGCGTGTCCTGAGGACCGTTTCCTTGCCCGAATAGCCGGCGTAATAGACGATGGCGATCGGAAGGTCGGCCGGATAATAGCGGCTGAGCCTTTCGGCGATCCTGTCCAGGGTCTTGAGTGACATGTAGAGGATCATCGTGGTTTCGTACTTTGCAAGGTCCTTCAAGATTCCGTCATCCTTTTCCCAGGATTCACCGAAGAGAGACTCAGGCGAGGTCAGGAACACAAAGCGTGCGTTCTCGGGGGTGAGGCTGCGTTTCAGGGCGGCGCCCGCCGCGTTGAATGCCCCCATGCCTGGAATGACTTCGAAGCGCGCATCGTCGAACCCCTGCAGCAGATATTGGAGACTCGGGCCGTAGACGCAGGGGTCTCCTCCGTCGAGCAGAGCGACGGTCTTTCCTTCCTTCAGCCTTTCAAGGATAAAACCCTGGACCTCCTCGATCCTTGCATCCCTTTCCTTCGCCCAGAGGGTGGGATCCTTCTTCTTGAGGTCCCGAACCTCGTTACCAAGAATCTTTTCCCACGGGTCGAAGGCGACTTTCCTGGGGTCGATGTGGGTCCCGAAGGCCGCAAACCGCTGGGGCATACGCGGTGAGCAGAGGAGTACATCGGCCTTTTCGATGACCGCGAGTGCCCGTGGCGCCGTGAGATCGGGTCCGGCCGGACCCATGCCCACGACGTACAGCTTACCGGGTTCGGCGGCCCGGAGGGCGGCCTGGGAAGGCAACAGCAGGAGCGTGAAGAGCAGCAAGGTGCATGAGGCCAGGAATCTGCGGGCTGTCATCGGGATCTCCTTCCTTTCCACCACAAGCCAAAGAGAACGATGTTGAGGAGGATGCTCAGACCGGCGGCGATGCCGGCGAGGCGCGAGGGGGCCGGCCCGTCCTGGGAGGCGGCGTTCTGGGGGCCCGTTTGATCTGCAGCGGCTGCTGCAGCAGCGCCGGACGGTGGGACGTCGACGGATGCCTGTGCCAGGTGCCCCATCCCGTCGTCGGCTGTGATGCGCCAGGTGCCGGCCTTGTCCGGGTGGAACGCGAATTGTCCGTGCAGGTCGGTCCGGCCGTTCTGGTATTCGATCTTCGGGTTGTCCGGGCTGAAGATCAGGACCTCGGCGTAGCGCATCGGTTCACCGTCGGCATAGAAAAAAGCGACCGTGATGGCGTTTTTGTCCTCCAGGATGCGATGGCCTGTCCCGTGGGCCAGGAGGGTCGCAGGAAGGAGCACACAGGCCAGGAGGGCCGCTGTCGTCAGAAGAACGCAGCGCGGAGTAAAGGATTTCATTTCACCTCGAATATCAGGAAAGTGGTCAGCAAATGGTAATCCCGGTCAGGGTCGTTCTGGACGGGGATCTTGTGGCGCACAGAAAGCAGACGCCACCCGGTGCCTTCGATCGGGACGGCGGCGTTCCCATTGGCGTCGCTCCGAACCTCCAGGTTCGAATCGGAGAGGAGGGAGGCGCCCGGCAGAGGCTTCCCATCGAGGAGAACCTTGATCTGCAGGCCGCTGCCCGGGGAGGCCTTCGCTGGGGGGGTGAGCGGCACCAGTTCCAGCCTGAGCCCGCTCTCCTTGAGGGCCGCCTCGGAATCATCGAACAGGACCTTGGCGAACTGGGTGGAAAAAAAGGCTTCTATGACCGTGTG
The Desulfatiglans anilini DSM 4660 DNA segment above includes these coding regions:
- a CDS encoding SdrD B-like domain-containing protein codes for the protein MKNRFLGCGLFFIVCLSFSIANAHDKIEISTTGSNGTSTHTFKYIGVTYNYESKTSTWCYEVTSGEKPSLSHWVLILPDCFSEKNVLQADDKPEWDVKNGIKFDEGYDDNEIRTVCFTLDNLYPVKSNSLYVYAKASTSDEVISTDLITGPDCYVPGSITAFKFEDIDQDKIQGTDEDPLSGWEMTLYSGSNCQSGEEIGSPANTDTSGNALFDNLTPGEYSVKETLQSGWAASTSVCQNITLQSEQDATVQFGNYQLPGSITAFKFEDI
- a CDS encoding helix-turn-helix domain-containing protein; translated protein: MTEKCRIKISLTDLDRERLNRWLQSSKASKRVAARARIILDFDRGKPAAEVADSLGVSVALVYRWVSRYREKGLDGLRDFPRSGRPSKLSEQEVEGLVRSAMKKSPSHRGPWSIRSVAREAGVSKWQVEKIWKKSWSRAQSTKSVGSGAS
- a CDS encoding methyltransferase, which encodes MKGHEHWTPGRILGVSGAYWQGCALQTAVKLKVFSWLEDERATAESLAERHRVNHRALTYLLNALAAMGLVEKEGASYRCTDEARRFLVEDSYEYIGHMVMHHHFLVEPWSRLDEAVMTGRPTRRQGLREGLERESFLMGMFNLAMGIAPDLVKRIDLMGRSRLIDIGGGPGTYAIHFCLHDPNLRAVVFDLPDTRPFAERTIARFGVQDRVHFAAGDYHSDPIPGSCDAAWLSHILHAEGPEGAARIVAKAVKALEPGGLLFIHEFIMDDSFDGPLFPALFALNMLVNTSEGRSYAQTEIRGIMADAGLGNIERLDFKGPNESGIMRGERR
- a CDS encoding DUF2080 family transposase-associated protein, yielding MPDEKKSKSETASVDDAMVSGKVKFEVYGEEMVEKYVKLSGNSGRVYLPPDWVGCRVKIIRID
- a CDS encoding GNAT family N-acetyltransferase, which translates into the protein MVDRLIIRKIRVEDAEAIGRIDSAIIKKPSRIDFGHIIKEMVRKDEDVSCVAEVDGDVAGYMISYIIYSGFGLEKSAWIASLGVDPRFMGQGIGKAMAEEILRIYREKGIHHIYTAVRWDSVDLLSFFKTLGFDRSSFINLRKDLES
- a CDS encoding response regulator; its protein translation is MGEHQSVKVLIVEKNAEITQTLKSILEKRGFDVSMEPRAEEGLQLLKKGGVALALAGSTEEGIPTLELMCKIVMQSPMTSLILISEFSSEELDEKAEGYGILGNIHPQTPADGLDELIDTFDNIHQALRTRK
- a CDS encoding MotA/TolQ/ExbB proton channel family protein, which translates into the protein MFEFLAKGGVLVTPILFCSVLALAIFIERVIRFSVLRKRGRFVAERVATRIEGGDREGARQAASESRSPMGRILAQGLDVADQDRETFETVLAHATEEEVRDLSRYLQALATIANIAPLLGLLGTVIGMIKAFMVIQQMGGKVNAAVLAGGIWEAMLTTALGLAVALPAMVAHSWLLVQVDRYEARLQTGVVRFIKSLGRFQES
- a CDS encoding ExbD/TolR family protein → MLVHRRKRPRYGIQAPLTSLIDIVFLLLIYFLLTTNFMVDEGIDVKLPQAQASRPQTRTEITVYVDAEGRAFLENTEMSLGELFKRLQELIGNAPDQMVLIKAERSVVLNKAVQVMDVAKAAGAGRLCLATEKGF
- a CDS encoding energy transducer TonB, giving the protein MEAASGSGKRSNWLLRGLIAVSIAVHAVVFVHVAGIYDARDRDYIELTLQNEVEPATRSIPRPPQRNRQPPQTDVTQPSPLRPQPVKPPPAPPVPESFKAPNPSLVEPIAVPERPAMSKPGAVAWSAPKSVPGGAAAYGSSEDYFGMVRMKIEGNKKYPVVARKRQVEGRVKVRFVIESDGTVSDLVLSEGSRHAMLDEAALEAVRASAPFPPPPRRLFSGPVSLEVSILFELM
- a CDS encoding SAM-dependent methyltransferase, with protein sequence MTARRFLASCTLLLFTLLLLPSQAALRAAEPGKLYVVGMGPAGPDLTAPRALAVIEKADVLLCSPRMPQRFAAFGTHIDPRKVAFDPWEKILGNEVRDLKKKDPTLWAKERDARIEEVQGFILERLKEGKTVALLDGGDPCVYGPSLQYLLQGFDDARFEVIPGMGAFNAAGAALKRSLTPENARFVFLTSPESLFGESWEKDDGILKDLAKYETTMILYMSLKTLDRIAERLSRYYPADLPIAIVYYAGYSGKETVLRTRLGSLLEDVKAMDENWLGLFVAGACAK
- a CDS encoding DUF4198 domain-containing protein; amino-acid sequence: MNIIRTPFFLLLAFLCFTGPTYAHHLWVAEKDGVYTVMRGHMPDQGTPYAPECVKDIHAYNSEGVQIAVDRIDGAEAVSFKTSEPPSAVTLTCDWGYRVLTTRGKKFMTRREAVEAGHTVIEAFFSTQFAKVLFDDSEAALKESGLRLELVPLTPPAKASPGSGLQIKVLLDGKPLPGASLLSDSNLEVRSDANGNAAVPIEGTGWRLLSVRHKIPVQNDPDRDYHLLTTFLIFEVK